The following coding sequences are from one Vicugna pacos chromosome 19, VicPac4, whole genome shotgun sequence window:
- the PFDN4 gene encoding prefoldin subunit 4 has translation MAATMKKAAAEDVNVTFEDQQKINKFARNTSRITELKEEIEVKKKQLQNLEDACEDIMLADDDCLMIPYQIGDVFISHSQEETQEMLEEAKKNLQEEIDALESRVESIQRVLADLKVQLYAKFGSNINLEADES, from the exons ATGGCGGCCACCATGAAGAAGGCG GCTGCAGAAGATGTCAATGTTACTTTTGAAGATCaacaaaagataaacaaatttgcaCGGAATACAAGTAGAATCACAGAgctgaaggaagaaatagaagtaAAAAAG AAACAActccagaatttagaagatgctTGTGAGGACATCATGCTTGCAGATGACGACTGCTTAATGATACCTTATCAGATTGGTGATGTTTTCATTAGCCATTCTCAAGAAGAAACACAAGAAATGTTAGAAGAAGCAAAG aaaaatttgCAAGAAGAAATTGACGCCTTAGAATCCAGAGTGGAATCAATTCAGCGGGTGTTAGCAGATTTGAAAGTTCAGTTATATGCAAAATTTGGGAGTAACATAAACCTTGAAGCTGATGAAagttaa